In Ipomoea triloba cultivar NCNSP0323 chromosome 15, ASM357664v1, one genomic interval encodes:
- the LOC116007629 gene encoding probable glycosyltransferase At5g03795, which yields MNVCNRVSAMRKSSSSSSRVLCIILMQLILVSGFFAIHSSRGSGLVFSQENFPWPLGFSLPSTTNVSITSDLSNSANALKKLSKLERVEAVLRQVRAAIRQAQSENQTFEDPDYVPSGPMYRNPQAFHRSYLEMEKHFRIYVYEEGEPPVFHYCSSQGILGIEGILIHQIEMSKFVTKDPEKAHVFFLPFSVYSLVSYVYIVDSHQKKPMQNTAADYIHNISRKYPYWNRSLGYDHFMLACHDWAPKISRAVRNLYKNSIRVLCNANTSEGFKPSIDVSLPEIYLPQGNMEGLIGGPPSWDRSLLVFYAGGIHGYIRQVMMETWENKDTEVQIHEYLPNNLSYYGMIRKSKYCICPSGYEVASPRMVEALYMGCVPVLIKDHYAKPFADVLNWDTFAVDIPVKEIPNLKKILLSIPQRKYLRMQKRGTQVRKHFEVNFPPKRYDVFHMILHSIWLRRLNIEVHET from the exons atgaatgtTTGTAACAGAGTTTCTGCAATGAGGAAATCATCATCGTCTTCCTCGAGAGTTCTGTGTATAATCCTAATGCAATTGATTTTGGTGTCTGGGTTTTTTGCAATCCACAGTTCTAGGGGTTCTGGTTTGGTTTTTTCTCAAGAAAACTTTCCATGGCCGCTGGGGTTTTCTCTTCCTTCTACAACAAATGTTTCAATCACTTCTGACCTCAGCAACTCTGCCAATGCACTGAAAAAATTGAGCAAATTGGAGAGGGTTGAGGCTGTTCTCAGACAAGTTAGAGCTGCAATCAGACAAGCCCAAAGTGAAAATCAAACGTTTGAGGACCCTGACTATGTTCCCAGTGGTCCGATGTATCGGAATCCTCAGGCATTTCACAG GAGCTACCTAGAAATGGAAAAGCATTTTAGAATATATGTTTATGAAGAAGGTGAGCCACCGGTGTTCCACTACTGCTCCAGTCAGGGAATTCTGGGCATTGAAGGAATCCTCATTCATCAGATTGAGATGAGCAAATTTGTCACCAAAGATCCCGAGAAAGCTCATGTCTTTTTCCTCCCATTCAGTGTTTACTCATTGGTTAGCTATGTCTACATCGTTGATTCCCATCAAAAGAAACCAATGCAAAACACAGCGGCGGACTATATACACAACATCTCTAGAAAGTATCCTTATTGGAACCGAAGCCTCGGCTATGATCATTTCATGCTCGCTTGTCATGATTGG GCCCCCAAAATTTCCCGTGCAGTTCGAAATCTGTACAAGAACTCGATCAGGGTTCTCTGTAACGCGAACACATCGGAAGGATTCAAGCCTTCTATAGATGTGTCGTTGCCGGAAATCTATCTTCCTCAAGGAAACATGGAGGGATTGATCGGAGGGCCGCCGTCGTGGGACCGTTCTTTGTTGGTGTTTTACGCCGGAGGAATCCATGGCTACATTAGACAAGTGATGATGGAGACGTGGGAAAACAAGGATACAGAAGTGCAGATTCACGAGTATCTTCCGAACAACTTGTCGTATTATGGGATGATCCGAAAGAGCAAGTACTGCATCTGTCCCAGCGGGTACGAGGTTGCTAGTCCGAGGATGGTGGAGGCGCTGTACATGGGATGTGTTCCTGTGCTGATAAAAGACCATTACGCGAAACCGTTCGCGGATGTCTTGAATTGGGACACGTTTGCTGTGGATATTCCGGTGAAGGAGATTCCGAATCTTAAGAAGATTCTGTTGAGTATACCTCAGAGAAAATATTTAAGGATGCAGAAGAGGGGCACTCAAGTTAGGAAGCACTTTGAAGTGAACTTTCCCCCGAAACGGTACGATGTTTTTCACATGATTCTTCATTCCATTTGGCTAAGAAGACTCAACATTGAAGTTCATGAAACTTAA
- the LOC116007209 gene encoding probable glycosyltransferase At5g03795 yields MDIWNKVSSWWETSSSSTKVSCIIVLPLILFYGSLTIHNFSGSDFAISHENQTGLGFSHSSMEAAEPQKPEEHNLDITRKEPEVSTSTNSSHNSHKVPETANVLKKLSNLERVEAGLTRVRAAIREAKSGNQTFEEPDYVPSGPMYRNPRAFHRSYLEMEKRFRIFIYEEGEPPVFHYTFSKGILGIEGILIHQLEISKFLTKNPEKAHVFFLPFSTYSLVQFVFVRESHAWGPMQNTARDYIDGISTKYPYWNRSLGYDHFMLACHDWAPTISNAIPKLFKNSIRVLCNANTSEGFKPSKDVSLPEIYLPKGNMDGLIGGPSPSKRSVLVFYAGGIHGYIRQVLMETWENKDPEVEIHEYLNKKKVSYYGMIRKSKYCICPSGYEVASPRMVEALYMGCVPVLIKDHYAKPFADVLNWDTFAVDIPVKEIPNLKKILLSIPQRKYLRMQKRGIQVRRHFEVNFPPKRYDVFHMILHSIWLRRLNIQVHDTQGTS; encoded by the exons atggataTTTGGAACAAAGTTTCTTCATGGTGGGAAACATCATCGTCTTCCACAAAAGTTTCGTGTATTATCGTACTGCCGTTGATATTGTTTTATGGGTCTCTTACCATTCACAATTTTAGCGGTTCTGACTTCGCAATTTCCCATGAAAACCAGACAGGGTTGGGTTTTTCTCACTCTTCCATGGAAGCTGCAGAGCCTCAAAAGCCA GAGGAACACAACCTGGATATAACCAGAAAGGAGCCTGAAGTTTCAACTTCTACAAACAGTAGCCATAACTCCCATAAGGTTCCGGAAACTGCCAATGTACTAAAAAAGTTGAGCAATTTGGAGAGAGTTGAAGCCGGTCTCACACGAGTTAGAGCTGCAATTAGAGAAGCCAAAAGTGGAAATCAAACGTTTGAGGAACCTGACTATGTTCCTAGTGGTCCAATGTACAGGAATCCCAGGGCATTTCACAG GAGCTACTTAGAGATGGAAAAACGGTTCAGAATATTCATTTATGAAGAAGGTGAGCCGCCGGTGTTTCATTACACTTTCAGTAAGGGAATTCTGGGCATTGAAGGAATCCTGATTCATCAGCTTGAGATCAGCAAATTTCTCACCAAAAACCCAGAAAAAGCTCATGTCTTTTTCCTCCCCTTCAGTACCTATTCGCTTGTTCAGTTTGTGTTCGTACGTGAATCCCATGCATGGGGGCCTATGCAAAATACAGCTAGAGACTACATAGATGGCATCTCTACAAAGTACCCATACTGGAACCGAAGCCTCGGCTATGACCATTTCATGCTCGCCTGTCATGATTGG GCTCCGACGATTTCCAATGCCATTCCAAAGCTGTTCAAGAACTCGATAAGGGTGTTGTGTAACGCGAACACATCGGAAGGATTCAAGCCTTCCAAAGACGTGTCATTGCCGGAAATCTATCTTCCAAAAGGAAACATGGACGGCCTGATCGGAGGGCCGTCGCCGTCGAAGCGTTCCGTGCTGGTGTTTTACGCCGGAGGAATCCACGGCTACATCAGACAAGTACTAATGGAGACCTGGGAAAACAAAGACCCAGAAGTGGAGATCCACGAGTATCTCAACAAGAAGAAAGTGTCGTATTATGGGATGATCCGAAAGAGCAAGTACTGCATCTGTCCTAGCGGGTACGAGGTTGCTAGTCCGAGGATGGTGGAGGCGCTGTACATGGGATGTGTTCCTGTGTTGATAAAAGACCATTACGCGAAACCGTTCGCGGATGTCTTGAATTGGGACACGTTTGCGGTGGATATTCCGGTGAAGGAGATTCCGAATCTTAAGAAGATTCTGTTGAGTATACCTCAGAGGAAATATTTAAGGATGCAGAAGAGGGGCATTCAAGTTCGGAGGCATTTTGAAGTGAACTTTCCCCCGAAACGGTACGATGTTTTTCACATGATTCTTCATTCGATCTGGCTCAGAAGACTCAACATTCAAGTCCATGACACACAAGGAACATCATGA